The window GTCCCCGGAAGGTTGGTTGAGAACGCATATCCATGAGTGAACTCGAGGGCATAGCCAAGGCTTGGAGCTGGATTCGGTTCCGGAGCGTCCATGTGGTCAACCTGCGTCGGGCTGTACACCCGGTAGAACGGTGCTGTGTTTGGAGTTGTCGCGTCACGAGCGATGTAGTAGGTCTCGCGAAACCCCTCGGAACCGAACGGAAAAGCTGTTCCCTGATCGAGCCAGAACGGATTGGTCAGGGAGTCGCCGTTGCCGAAGTTGGGCATCCAGTGGTTACCCAGCCGGGTCAATGGGATGAAGTGGTTCTCCCACGGAATGTCGGTACGGTTCCCTGGCGGAGTGCCCGCCGGCGCTTCGCAGGTTTGTGATTGTGCCGCGCCGGCAAGAGCCAGCGAACAGACAAGGACGAGACTGGAGACTCTGTTCATGGTCTTAACCTCCGTTGTCAGAATTATATATAAATTCATATGTCATAATAATCATACATTTGAAGAATTGCAATCCGGCATGGGGAGAGCGCTCGCGAACCTGCAAGAGAATTCGTGGACCTAGCCTTGCCTCGGGTGACGGCGCTCGAGCCGTCGCCGGTCAACTCGGATCTTTATGGGCTCGGAGTGATGCTCTCATCGCGACATAGACGAGGATGATCCATAGGACCAAGACTCCGTAGGTTCGCAGGGAGATGAGCTGAATCCAGCCGCCTTGTCGAAGGAACGGATGGTCGATTGGCAAGGGGAGGCTGATCACGAGCAGAGAAATGCCTAGCGGAATCCACAGAAGGGAAGGAATCTGCTTCTGGTCAACGACCAGGGAACAGAGCCAAAACAGACTGGGGAAGACGAAAATCAAGTGATGCTCCCACGCCAGCGGCGAAACCAAGAACATCGTTGGCATGAGCAAGGCGAACCCGAAATTGATTCGGCTGGCTTCCGTCTGACGTCGGAGTCTGTAGGTTGCGACCATCGAGATTCCGATCATGCCCACCGCCAGCAGGTAGGTGCTCGCTTGGCCGGCGAGGGGAACTGAGAGGTCCGTCGGGGTGCAGTTGGGGGCGAGAAAAAACCTGGACACCAGACCGTTGAAGCTCTGGTTGTATGGACAGGCCGGCGAGAACAAGAACTCCGGCACTTTGCCGTAGGCAAGGGATGGGCGGATGACCTCAAACCACTCCTTCCAAGTGCCGGGGGGGGCCAAGAATCTACTGACGGTAGCGGAACCGAAGAGCACCAGAAGTGAGGCCGAGAGGGCCTTCCACCGCCTCTCAAGCACGAGGAGCGCAAGCAGGATGACGGGCGACTGTTTCAGCAGGACGGCCAAAGCGATAGAGATTCCGGGCCACCAGCCGTCCCGGCTTCGAAGGCCGAGCCATGCCAGGCAGATTAGTACGATGACCATGAAATTCACCTGGCTGTGCACAAGGGTCTGGGTCGAGGGAAAGCTGATTAGGAGCAGAGCGCAGACGAAGAAACCCAAGGTGGAGTCGGAAAACCGGCCGATTCGAAAAGCGAGAAGGTAGGCGAGGAGTACCAGAAGCAGGTGGTTTCCGATCACCATCAGCCATTTTGCGGTGTCGTAGGATACGAGAGAAAAGGGGAAGAGCGGAACCAGGCTAGAGGGCGGATAGAGGTAGGGAAAAATGGGCTGCTTGATGATGGTACCCTGCTGCGCCATGGTGGCGAAGTCGTAGGGCGATCGTCCTTCCACGAAGGCCATCTGAGCGGAAAAATAGAACGAGGGGAGATCGGCATGGAGGAGGCGCTGCTGCCTGTAGCCGTAGTGAAAAAGCAAGTAGCCCTCGAAGAACAGGAAGAGGACCAGCGCGATTTTCTTGCGCCGCCGACTGAGGTTGGCCGGCGAGTCGACCCTCGTAGAGGCCTCGGGTGATTCGGCTGACGAGAGTACGGAAGTAGGCGTCGTGGGACGCTCTCCGACATCTGGTTCAAGTTGATCACTCATCTTTCGGGTTTTCCCTCGGTGGCCTCTTTCTTGACCTTGAATTTGCCGGCCCTGAGGCAGAAATCCTCTGGACTCGGTGTCTCTCGGATCCTCCCGCCCGACGTTTGCAAGCAGAGGTTCAAGGGATGGTATCTTGTGGTCCTCACCATGGGTCGCTTTCTTCTCCTCTTCACCTTGATTCAGTTCGGTGCTTGGGGTTGTGCTCGGGATGCCCCGGTAGCGGAATCGGCGCCGGCCGTGCGTGCGCAACGTGCGCCCTTCGTCCCGCCGGCGGATGGGCGCCTGGAGGCGGCGCAGATCGAGCGCTACTTGACCGTTTTGCGCCGCGCCGCGGTGCTGCGGCGGGAACTGGTGGACGACCTCGCGCCGCATCTGAAGGTCCCCAAGAAACATGGAATTCGAGAGTCCATCGGTGCCTGGAAGGACGGTGCCTGGAAGGACCTGTCGGCGATCGAGGATCCGGAGGAGTGCGCCGTCGAGGAGCTCGGGTTCGACCTCGAGGAACACCGCTGGGTGACGGAGCGGCTGGAGGAGACGGAACTGCTGGCGGTGGAGCGGGAAATGCGCCAGGAGGTGCTGTGGGGTACCGGCGACGACGGCCGAAGCGGCCCGGACTACAGCGTTGCCGAGATCGACGAAGTACAGCTCGAAGGGCTCAGCCCGGAGGACCGGGCGGTGGAGGAGAATCTTGCCCTCGTCCGTCGCTATGCCCGTGCCCTGGCGAGCGCCCGGGCGGCGGAGGACGCCACCGATGTCTGACGGGCCGGTGTCCGACGGCGGCGAAGGCGAATGCTGGGCGACCCATCTCTCCTGCTCGAGGAGCGGCGAGACGGCACCCCTCGACGAGCCGGCCTTTCTGTCACCCCGGGGCGCGCCGTGGTTGGTGAACTATCTCCTCGACCCGACCCGCGGCCAGGCGCTGCGCGAGCGCCTGCCGGGCCGGCCCTGGACCCTGTGGCGTTACCGGGAACTGCTGCCGCTGGCGGACTTCGCCGGCCGCCTGGATCTCGGCGAAGGCGGAACGCCGCTGCTGCGGCTCAGGAAGGCTCCGGTCCGCTGCCGCCTGTGGCTGAAAGAAGAGGCGGGCAATCCCACCGGCTCCTTCAAGGCCCGGGGCCTGTCCCTCGCCGTCAACCGGGCGCGGGAGCTGGGGGCGCCGGGGGTGGAGCTGCCGAGCGCCGGTAATGCGGCCCTCGCCCTTTGTGCCTACGCTGCCGCAGCCGGCCTGCCGGCGCGGGTCGCCATGCCCGAGGACACTCCCTCGAACATCATGCGGCGCTGCCGCGATCATGGCGCCGAGGTGCTCACCTCGCCGGGCACGCTGGTGGATGCCGCCGGCCGGCTGTCGGGGGACGACCGTGGCTACTGGAATCTCTCCACCTTGAAGGAGCCCTACCGCGCCGAGGGCAAGAAGACCATAGGCCTCGAACTGGCGGAGCAGTTCGGCTGGCGGCTGCCGGACTGGATCGTCTATCCCACCGGCGGCGGTACGGGAATCGTCGGCATGGCGAAAGCCTTCGACGAATTGGAGGCGCTGGGTTTGATCGGCTCCGAGAGGCCACGTTTCGCGGTGGTGCAGATGGCCGGCTGTGCCCCAATCGTGCGGGCTTTCAGGCAGCGCAAGACCGAAGCCACGGCTTGGGAGAACCCGGAGACCCGCGCCTGGGGCCTGCGGGTGCCGAAGGCGATCGGCGATTTTCTGATCCTCGAGGCCCTCTACGCCACCGACGGCCGCGCCGTCGCCATCGAGGAGGATCGCCTGCCGGCGGTGACCGCCGAATCGGCCCGCCGGCACGGTGTGCGGTTGGGGCCGGAGGGCGCCGCCTGCCTGGCGGCGGTGGAGGACCTCGCGGCTGTCGGCGAGATCCAAGGGGATCACCGGGTGGTCGTATTTCAGACCGGCCACCCCGACAACTACCTAAGTGCTGAGTAACGGCTTCGCCGATTCTTTCAGCACCTAGGTCATTCGTTGTTCTGAGCGGGCTTGGCGCCCGCCCGCGGTCCGCCCCTCAGCCGAAAAAATAGGGCTTTTCGGCCTCGCTCCGTCCTCGGCGGCTTCGCTGCCGATTCGCCCCTTGGGCTCAGGTCTAGGCCCAAGCAGTGGTGATTTGCCTCGCCCACGTATCCCCGTCTTCGGCTTGATTCTTGTGACCTTTGATTTTTTTGAGCCACTTTGGTGTTCGTTTGCGCATTCCTTCCATCGGTACGAGGATTCGAGCCAGCGGCGCCGGTCACCCATCACTTTCCTGCGACCTCTGGCCATCCGGTTCTTTTGATCCCTCGTCGGCGGATATCCCGCCGACGAAGTATGCCAGGAGGTTTCTAGAATGAAGCGTTTGACCCTTTTGTTCGCCGTTCTCGCTCTGCTTTTCTTCGTCCCTTCGGCCTTCGCCCAGCCGCCCTGTGAGGTGCCGGACGACGGTTCCGGCACGGTGACGATGCCGCCGGAGGACTGCGGCTACGTCAGCCCGGACGACTTCCACCTGATGGTCAACGGTCTTCCGCCGGGCACCACGATCATCGTCAAGCCGATCCATGGTTGGTTCGTCTGCGGCAAGGAGCGCACCGGGGCGGTGCAGGAGAGTGGCTGTGTCATCGGCGGTACGCCAGAGACCGGTGAGACCGAGCAGTTCGACTCCATCGTCCAGCTCCAGTTGATCGGCAAGGGCGGAGCCCTCGAGGGCTACAACCGGACGATCAACGTGCCGGCGAACGTCACCACCAAGGTCGGCCCCCGCTTCCCGGGCGATCGCGTGCAGAGTTTCGAAACCGAGATGCAGAACCTCGGTGGCGCCATCGCCGGTGATCCGGACTTTGCCTACCTGTCGATCAAGGCGGGATCGGACAACGGACTGCCGAGTCCGGGCCGCACCACTCTCACTCAGCAGTCGAACGGCACCTGGCGCGTCGACAGCGACTTCTACGTGAACTACCGCTTCGACTTCGAGGGTGCCCAGGGAAGTCTGCTAGAAGGTAGCGGCGGCACCAGCGAAGGCGTTGTCCGGATGTCCGCCGCGGCGGCCAAGGATTCCAACACCGATGCCGACACGGCCAACTGAGATCTGAGCCGATTCTTTGCAGGGGTTCAGCCTCTGGCTGACCCCTCGGCCTCGGCCAAGGCCCGCCGCGGACGAATCGCCTTCGGCGGGTGTCTTACCAAACGAGCCGTAGCGCACCGCACATCGCGGTGGCCGCCGGCTCGTTTTTCGCGTCAACGGTCAAAACCGGCAGCAGCGCTCTGACCCTCCGGCGGGGCCCGGTCGTTCACCGTCGCGAGGATTGCCTCGGCCAAGTCGGCGCTGCCGCTGCGCTCTAGTGTCTGGCTCAGGGAAA is drawn from Acidobacteriota bacterium and contains these coding sequences:
- a CDS encoding glycosyltransferase family 87 protein, producing the protein MRTHGRRRFRYRGIPSTTPSTELNQGEEEKKATHGEDHKIPSLEPLLANVGREDPRDTESRGFLPQGRQIQGQERGHRGKTRKMSDQLEPDVGERPTTPTSVLSSAESPEASTRVDSPANLSRRRKKIALVLFLFFEGYLLFHYGYRQQRLLHADLPSFYFSAQMAFVEGRSPYDFATMAQQGTIIKQPIFPYLYPPSSLVPLFPFSLVSYDTAKWLMVIGNHLLLVLLAYLLAFRIGRFSDSTLGFFVCALLLISFPSTQTLVHSQVNFMVIVLICLAWLGLRSRDGWWPGISIALAVLLKQSPVILLALLVLERRWKALSASLLVLFGSATVSRFLAPPGTWKEWFEVIRPSLAYGKVPEFLFSPACPYNQSFNGLVSRFFLAPNCTPTDLSVPLAGQASTYLLAVGMIGISMVATYRLRRQTEASRINFGFALLMPTMFLVSPLAWEHHLIFVFPSLFWLCSLVVDQKQIPSLLWIPLGISLLVISLPLPIDHPFLRQGGWIQLISLRTYGVLVLWIILVYVAMRASLRAHKDPS
- a CDS encoding threonine synthase, with the protein product MSDGPVSDGGEGECWATHLSCSRSGETAPLDEPAFLSPRGAPWLVNYLLDPTRGQALRERLPGRPWTLWRYRELLPLADFAGRLDLGEGGTPLLRLRKAPVRCRLWLKEEAGNPTGSFKARGLSLAVNRARELGAPGVELPSAGNAALALCAYAAAAGLPARVAMPEDTPSNIMRRCRDHGAEVLTSPGTLVDAAGRLSGDDRGYWNLSTLKEPYRAEGKKTIGLELAEQFGWRLPDWIVYPTGGGTGIVGMAKAFDELEALGLIGSERPRFAVVQMAGCAPIVRAFRQRKTEATAWENPETRAWGLRVPKAIGDFLILEALYATDGRAVAIEEDRLPAVTAESARRHGVRLGPEGAACLAAVEDLAAVGEIQGDHRVVVFQTGHPDNYLSAE